AATTGCTGCTGATTCTATCTATCAAAAAATTCCGCCAGCTATCAGCAACAGCTTAGAGCGCAACCAAATTCCCCAAGATGCCATCAGTATTTCAGTGACCGAAATTGAGTCCGGGAAACTCAGAAAGCATACCGCCAAGAATATTCTCGCCTGGAGAGCTAGCGAGCCGATGAATCCCGCCTCCACAATGAAAGTTTTAACAACATTGGCCAGCTTAGATATTCTTGGTCCACAATACCGCTGGCGCACGAACGTTTATACCGATGGTGTGATCCGCCAAGGAACCCTCAAGGGCAATCTTTATCTACAAGGCTCTGGCGACCCCAAACTCATACCAGAAGAGTTTGCCAAGCTCATGAAGAGCTTGCAAGCCCTAGGCATTCAGAAAATTGATGGTAATTTATTTTTTGACCGCAGTGCCTATGCGCCAAGTGTTATGGAACATAACACCATCGATGGCGAATCTTTGCGCGCGTACAATGTTCCACCAGATCCACTGCTTTATGCTTTCAGAACACTCTCTTTTATCAAAAACTGCTGATTTCATTGATATTAGCTACACCCCAGCACTATCCCAACTTCAGGTAGTAAATCAAATGCAGTTGGTGAATCGATCGTGCGATAACTGGAAAAGTAATATTCGGTTCAGCTTAGAACCAGAAGGTGTAACCAATACCGACCAAGCGGTGTAACCAATACCGACCAAGCGCTAACCGCTCAATTTGCCGGAACATTCTCAAATGCCTGCAAAGGAGTCAACTTCAATGTGGTTGCCATAGATGCTAA
This genomic interval from Polynucleobacter necessarius contains the following:
- a CDS encoding D-alanyl-D-alanine carboxypeptidase — protein: MRSKLAFLTIFWLGLSFWSLLVIAADSIYQKIPPAISNSLERNQIPQDAISISVTEIESGKLRKHTAKNILAWRASEPMNPASTMKVLTTLASLDILGPQYRWRTNVYTDGVIRQGTLKGNLYLQGSGDPKLIPEEFAKLMKSLQALGIQKIDGNLFFDRSAYAPSVMEHNTIDGESLRAYNVPPDPLLYAFRTLSFIKNC